A window of Medicago truncatula chloroplast, complete genome genomic DNA:
ATCATAACTATCGTTAACAATAAAATACTAGGAAAAGCCCACATACGGCGAATCTTTTTTGTTGCCGTAGGAAAAAGTAGAAGTCCTACCCCTATAAAAATAGGAACTGGAAGTGGGATGAAAGGTATGATCCATGAATATTGATGTATATATTCCATACAAAAAAAATAAAGAATAAAAAATATTTTGATTCTTGATGAATTTTGTTTCTTATTCATTTGTTTTATCTCTTTTGTAAAGGGGTTCGGTTAATAAAAAGTGGATAAATAAATCGAATTTTATATTCTTAATTGTTCTGAATCTTTGCACAATCGTTCCAATATTGGAAAGTACAAAGTCAAAATCGGCCAATAACCAAATTCCTAGTAAAAATAAAAAAAAATCTTATTATTTTAAGTAATATTAATTAATTAATTATAAGTAATATAAATAACTATGTTTGTCATTTATATATATATATATTAAGAAAAATGACTCTTAATAAATAATAATGAAATTAAATAATAATAAATAAAATCAAAATTTTGATATATAGAGTGAGGGTGGGGATAAATCATTACACCAAAACGAAGAACATTTGTTTATTTTGATATAAATTATAAAAACAATATAAATTAGTTTCTTTTTGAACTAATTGATTCTTTTACATTACAATAAAAAGAGATCCATAGATATAGATCTATTATCTATGAAATATTTGGAAAAGATTTATAATATTCAATGGTTTTACTTTAGATAGAAAAAAAGAAAGAGGGAATTAAGATAAATAAGACATACGGCTAATTACAGAATAATTCGTTTTCATTTACAGAACAAATGTCTTTCACATCGAACTATAGTAATAAAAAAACTATCCTAATTGTATGGCAGTTCCAAAAAAGCGCACTTCTATATCAAAAAAAAATATTCGTAAAAATTTTTGGAAAAAAAAGGGATATTGGACAGCATTGAAAGCCTTTTCATTAGCTCAATCCATTTTTACAGGTAAATCAAAATTTGTAACAAATAAAATAAAAATGTTGGATTGGAATAATATAAATTAGCTCGATTCAAAGAGTATTCTTTAAATACTCATTTTATACTAATACTAGTATAGAATATGGAACATATATTTAGAATCTATTATATATATAGAATTAGATTCTATATATATAATAGATTCTAAATATATAGAATCTAATTTTTTTCATATTTTTGATATTCGAATAAATACAAATTTTAAATTTACTTGTTATTATCAATTTATACTAAATGTTTAGTAAAGAAATGTACTAAATAAATAGTGCACTTTAAGC
This region includes:
- the rpl32 gene encoding ribosomal protein L32, whose protein sequence is MAVPKKRTSISKKNIRKNFWKKKGYWTALKAFSLAQSIFTGKSKFVTNKIKMLDWNNIN